In Deferribacterota bacterium, the DNA window TTATTATTCTATATATTTGCACCCTTTAATAATTGTGACGAAAAAATGTATACAAATACTATAATCCAAGCTGCAAGAGAAGCTACACAAAAACAATATTTGAGACCAAACGCAGTTGATCCAATAACAGGCAAAAACTCTGGCGATAACACAGGAATAAATGCTCCATATATACATTTCTCAAAATGGGAAAAAGATTACACCGAAATCAGGCTCTTACTTAAAGGGGGCGGTTCTGAAAATGTTGGCTCACAATATAAGTTACCTGATACTGCTATTAAAGCTGGTCGTGATATTAAAGGTGTAAAAAAAGCTATCATAGATGCTGTATATAAAGCACAAGGGCAGGGATGCGCACCTGGTGTAATTGGTGTTGGTATAGGTGGTGACAGATTTACCTCATATGGACTTTCTAAGGAGCAATTTTTTAGGAAGATTGGTCAAAGAAGTGAAAACGCAGAGCTTGCAAAAGTTGAGAAGGAGCTATACGAGACATTAAATACACTAGATATAGGTCCCATGGGATTAGGTGGAAAAACTACTGTATTAGATGTCTTTATTGGCTATCAACATAGGCATCCAGCTACATATTATGTTGCAGTCTCATATATGTGTTGGGCTTTCAGGCGCAAAAAATTAATTATAAATAATAATGGGGAGGTAAATTATGATTAAAATAAATACCCCAATATCAGAAAAAGATATAAGGAAATTAAAGGCAGGAGATACAGTTTATATATCTGGACAAATAGTTACAGCTAGAGATCAAGCACATAAACTAATGGTCGAAAAAAAACCAGATTTTTTAAGAGATTACCTAAAAGATTCAATAATATACCATTGTGGCCCAGTAGTTAGAAAAAATGATGACGGCTCATGGAGTTTTGTTTCTGCTGGTCCCACAACATCTTCAAGAGAAGAACCTTATCAAGGCGATGTTATAAGAGAGTATAGCGTGCGTGGTGTAATTGGCAAGGGAGGCATGGGCAAAAAAACTCTTGAAGCTTTAAAGGAATGTGGGGCAGTCTACCTTCAAGCTGTTGGGGGTGCTGGTTCTTTAATTGCTCAATGTGTTAAAAAGGTTAAAGATGTCCTGATGCTTGAAGAATTTGGAACACCTGAGGCTTTTTGGATAATAGAAGTTCAAGATTTACCTGCTGTTGTAACAATGGATAGTAATGGTGTAAGCCTGCATGAAAAAATACTAGAATCCTCTGGTAAAAAAGTAAAAGAACTTATAAATATTATATAGTACAAAAAGACTCATTATTGTGGGTTTAAAATTATTTCTCTATAACATATAATTAATAAAGCCTTGCAATAAACATTGCAAGGCTTCTATTTTTTATAAAGAACCTATTATTCTATTTAGCGTATTACTGGGGTTCATAGCTTTTTTAACCTTATCTTCGTCAGGAAAATAATACCCACCAATATCAACAGGTTTACCTTGGGCTGATAAGAGTTCATCATTAATTATTTTTTCATTGTCTACAAGCTCTTTTACAGCTTTTTTAAACAGTTCCTTCAATTCACTATCCTCATTTTGTTGGGTCAATTCTTCTAACATATACCTGATAAAATAATAATGTTGCCCCCTATTATCTAATTCGCCTACTTTTCTAGAGGGCCATTGTTTATTTAACAGCATTTTAGTTATAGCCTTTTCTGATGCATCTGCTAAAACCTTTGCTCTTTTATATCCAAATTTTTCTTCAATAAACCTCAAGGCAGATGTCAACGCCGTATACTCTGCTGTTGAATCCCATCTAAGATGGCCTTCCTCTAAAAACTGCCATACATGTCTTGGGGCCGAACCACCAGCACCAGCTTCAATTAACCGACCACCTAATAGTAAAGGTATAATTGATAAGACTTTAGCACTCGTTCCAACCTCTAAAATTGGGAAAAGATCTGTTAGATAATCCCTTAAGACATTTCCAGTAACAGCTATAACATTTTCACCATTTCTGATCTTTTTAACTGTGAATTTCATGGCTTCCTGAGGTTTAAGTATTCTAATATCTACATCATTTGTATCTTTGTCACTTAAATATTCCTTAATTTTTTTTATTATCTGTGCATCATGTGCCCTCTCCTCATTTAACCAAAATATTGTAGAATAACCAGTCGATTTGGCTTGCTCTAATGCAAGTTTTATCCAATTTTTTACAGCAACATCCTTTACTTGACATGCCCTAAAGATATCACCTTCATTAACCCTATGCTCCATTAGAATATTTCCATTTTCATCGACAATCTCAAACTTCCCATCTGATGGCGCCATAAAGGTTTTATCGTGAGAACCATACTCTTCGGCCTTCATAGCCATCAAACCTATATTTATTACTGACCCCATAGTTTTTCTGTCAAAGGCTCCATTTTTCTTACAATCTTCAATAATCTCATCGTATATAGGCGCATAACACCGATCAGGTATTATTATTTTTACATCATGTAAATTGTTATCAGGCCCCCAAGTTCTCCCACCATCCCTTATAATGGGTGGAAGAGAAGCATCAATAATTACTAAATTTGGAGAATGCAAATTTGTAATACCTTTTTTAGAATCTACCATCATCATTGGTGGATTCTTTTTATAAACTACTTCAATATCTCTCTCAATATCTTCTTTTAAATCTTTGGGTAAATTATCGAGTTTTGAATAAAGACTATTTAATCCATATTCAGGTTTAAATCCAATCTCGTTAAATACTTTTTCATATTTATCGAAAACATCTTTAAAATAACGCTTAACTGCATAACCAAATATTACAGGGTCAGAAACTTTCATCATTGTAGCTTTTAAATGTAGTGACCACAATACACCTTTTTCCTTAGCATCTTGTATTTGTTTATCATAAAATTCTTGTAAGTCTTTAACACTCATAAATGTACTATCTAATATTTCACCCTCTGATAATAAAACCTTTTTCAATTCTTTGCTATTTCCACTAGTATCACTAAATACAATCCTTACATCTCTACTAGAAGCTGTGGCAATGGATTTTTCATTTTCAAAAAAATCGCCCTTTTCCATGTATGATACATGGCTCTTGCAACCACTTTCCCACTCTTTTAATGGCAACCCCATTAAATCTGGAAATTTCCTTGCACTTTCTTTTACAGGATTTGGTATCATCCTTATATTATTTCCCTGTCTTAGGACAGGATTGACTGCACTGCCAATCACCTTTGAATATCTTTCTTTAATATTTTTTTCTTCTTCATTCTTTGGTTCTTCAACGTAATCAGGTATATTATAACCCTTTTTCTGTAACTCCTTTATAGTATCTGTTAATTGAGGGATTGTAGCGCTAATATTTGGTAGCTTTACAAGATCTATAGAAGGATCCTTTAAAACTAATTCACCTAATTCAGCCAAATAATCACTAACCCTTTGATCCTCTCTCAAATAATCTTGAAACTGAGCAAGTACTCTAGCTGATAAAGAAATATCCTTAATGTTTATATTAATATTAGCCTTCTCTAATATTTTTCTTACAGGAGGTAAAAAAGCAAAAGTCGCCAAGTATGGCGCCTCATCCACTTTTGTCCATAAAATCTCAAAATTTTTTTCATTCATATTTTCACCCCTATTAATATATTATTATAATAATTATCTAACCAATAAAAACATTTGAAATAAAACATTATTTATTTTTAACTTTAACAGAAGATACTAGCTCAACATCATAATTACTATCTTCAAAAGCATGTACATTAGGAAAATTCCCAAACAACCACCCTTTAAAAGCTAATTCGCCATCCTTATATATGTTTACTCTTGCAGCAGGATTTCTCTCCTCCAAACTTTTAGTTATAATACCTTTACCCTCATCCATTATAAAGTCAGGATAATATTCTAATAGCTCTATCTCTAATGATGTGTTTTCAATTTTAGTTCTCTTTTTAAAGGGAATTTCTATGTTAAATGTTTTATTATTATTTTTATTTGTTATTTTTAATACTAGTGCTTTATAATGTTCTAAAACATTGCTTTGGGTAATTATATCCATATCATTATTTTTCTTATTATTAACTTGGACCTGAACAACTGGTTTTTCCTTCTCTTTAGAACTTTTAGATGGTCCTTCATTCTCCTCATATGTGTTTTGACTACAGCTAACAAATAAACACAATAACAACAATACTATAAACTTTCTCATATATCTCTCCTATCAGTTACGGAGAGGGAGGGATTCGAACCCTCGGTACCGCTATTAACGGTACGCTCGCTTAGCAGGCGAGTGCCTTCGACCACTCGGCCACCTCTCCAAAGACCTTATTTAATATTATATTTCTTTACAACATTACGGAGGGGGTAGGATTCGAACCCACGGTACCTTTCGGTACAGCGGTTTTCAAGACCGCCGCCTTAAGCCACTCGGCCACCCCTCCATAAAAGTAAAACTAATAATAATTAAATTTATGCAATATGTAAAGCCTCTATTAAAATTTTAAAGATAGTTAATATATTTACTATATACATCAACTAATGTACCTTTCCCTATAGAACCCATAACTTTTGAAGACATATAAATATAACCATTGCTAAATAGTAACTGACTTATTAAATTCGAATTTTCCCTTTCAGCTGCTATCACTTTGATTCCATTATCACCCATATATATATTAGCATTTAAAAACATATTCCTTTTGCTCTTCTTGTAAATATCTTTTTCTAAATATGCCTTGAACTTATTATTATAGGGCCTCTTCACCCCCATCATCTTTTTAATTGCTGGGAGAAAATAAAAAAACTGACAGAATGCACTGCTTAATGGGTTACCAGGAAAGGAAAAAACAGGCTTATCACCTATTAATCCAAATGAGAAGGGCTTACCTGGTTTTTGAAAAACTTCATTAAAAAACCATTTTATGCCTAATTGTTTGCCATATAGCCTAACAATATCATAATCGCCCTTTGATATACCTCCTATTGTTATTATTGAATCATATAATTGCAAGCCTTCAATTATGCTTTTTAATGCTTCAAAACTATCCTCGATAATTCCTTTATATAAAACTTCGACACCAACATCTTGTAGCGTAAGAGTTATATATTCTCCGTTAGATTCTACAATCTTGTTATCCTCTATTAAACTGCCAGGATAAATCAATTCACTACCTGTAGATATTATAGCAACTTTAGGTCTTCTATAGACTTTATAATTATAAACACCACATGATACTAATCTTGCTATAATAGCAGGTGTTATAAATTCACCTTTTAAATAGTGCAACGACTCACCTTTTTTTATATCTTCACCAGTTTTTCTAACATTCCTTCCCTTGTGGAGATCACCTATAATCTCAATAGTATTGTTGTCTATCAGATTTACTTTTTCAAATTCCACAACAGTATCAGCGCCTTTTGGCATAGGAGCTCCTGTCATAATCCTTGCACATTCTCCCTCTTCAACATGTAAAGCATCACTACTTCCTGCACCAATTACACCCTTTACACTTAACCTGTTATATCTTTTTAAATCATCAAAATGAAAGGCATAACCATCCATAGCAGAATTATCAAAAGGCGGTAAATTCATGTTAGATTTTATATCCTCAGCTAAAACCCTACCTTTACTTTGAGTAAAATATACTCTCTCACAATCAACCTCTCCAACATTCTCCATAATAATGTCTAAAGCCTCATTAGGTTCTATCATATATTTGCTCCAAAAATTATAATTTAAAAAATATTTGAATAAATTTTATTCTTATTTATTATTATACTAAAAAGTTATAGGAGGTAAACATTCTTTATTATAATAATAATGATTTTAAAAAAACCTATATAAAAAAATTAAACAAATTAATAAACAGAAAATATAAATCTAATTCAATAATATCTATAGATTTATTAAAAATAATTTGTAGCATATCCTTTGAAACCAAAAAACAGATAGGAGTATTAATTGATAGACAAAATGTTGTACAACATATAATTATTGGTACTAATAAGGGCATATCTATTCCAAGGCTTGAAAGATTCAATGCTGTTAGTGGAAAACTTAGAGGTTTAAGGCTAGTTCATACCCATCTATACAATGAAAATATAACTAAAGAAGATATAACAGACCTTCTCTATTTAAGATTTGACTCCCTATCAGCTGCTTTAGTAAATGATAGCGGACTACCTTCTAAATTATTAACAATTTATATCTCACCAAATAATAAAAAATATGAATATTTAGATGAAATAGATCCATATAACCAAAGAATAAATTTCACAAGGTTTATAAATGAGCTTGAAGGACTTGCCAATAAAAATAAATCGTTCTCTAACATAAACAAAGATAGAGCCCTTTGTATTGGAATCTATAAAAATAAAATCTTAGCTAATGAGTCATTGAAAGAATTAAAAGAACTTGCAAAATCAGACAATATAGATA includes these proteins:
- a CDS encoding NADP-dependent isocitrate dehydrogenase produces the protein MNEKNFEILWTKVDEAPYLATFAFLPPVRKILEKANININIKDISLSARVLAQFQDYLREDQRVSDYLAELGELVLKDPSIDLVKLPNISATIPQLTDTIKELQKKGYNIPDYVEEPKNEEEKNIKERYSKVIGSAVNPVLRQGNNIRMIPNPVKESARKFPDLMGLPLKEWESGCKSHVSYMEKGDFFENEKSIATASSRDVRIVFSDTSGNSKELKKVLLSEGEILDSTFMSVKDLQEFYDKQIQDAKEKGVLWSLHLKATMMKVSDPVIFGYAVKRYFKDVFDKYEKVFNEIGFKPEYGLNSLYSKLDNLPKDLKEDIERDIEVVYKKNPPMMMVDSKKGITNLHSPNLVIIDASLPPIIRDGGRTWGPDNNLHDVKIIIPDRCYAPIYDEIIEDCKKNGAFDRKTMGSVINIGLMAMKAEEYGSHDKTFMAPSDGKFEIVDENGNILMEHRVNEGDIFRACQVKDVAVKNWIKLALEQAKSTGYSTIFWLNEERAHDAQIIKKIKEYLSDKDTNDVDIRILKPQEAMKFTVKKIRNGENVIAVTGNVLRDYLTDLFPILEVGTSAKVLSIIPLLLGGRLIEAGAGGSAPRHVWQFLEEGHLRWDSTAEYTALTSALRFIEEKFGYKRAKVLADASEKAITKMLLNKQWPSRKVGELDNRGQHYYFIRYMLEELTQQNEDSELKELFKKAVKELVDNEKIINDELLSAQGKPVDIGGYYFPDEDKVKKAMNPSNTLNRIIGSL
- a CDS encoding FumA C-terminus/TtdB family hydratase beta subunit, encoding MIKINTPISEKDIRKLKAGDTVYISGQIVTARDQAHKLMVEKKPDFLRDYLKDSIIYHCGPVVRKNDDGSWSFVSAGPTTSSREEPYQGDVIREYSVRGVIGKGGMGKKTLEALKECGAVYLQAVGGAGSLIAQCVKKVKDVLMLEEFGTPEAFWIIEVQDLPAVVTMDSNGVSLHEKILESSGKKVKELINII
- a CDS encoding DUF2155 domain-containing protein, with the protein product MRKFIVLLLLCLFVSCSQNTYEENEGPSKSSKEKEKPVVQVQVNNKKNNDMDIITQSNVLEHYKALVLKITNKNNNKTFNIEIPFKKRTKIENTSLEIELLEYYPDFIMDEGKGIITKSLEERNPAARVNIYKDGELAFKGWLFGNFPNVHAFEDSNYDVELVSSVKVKNK
- a CDS encoding molybdopterin molybdotransferase MoeA, whose product is MIEPNEALDIIMENVGEVDCERVYFTQSKGRVLAEDIKSNMNLPPFDNSAMDGYAFHFDDLKRYNRLSVKGVIGAGSSDALHVEEGECARIMTGAPMPKGADTVVEFEKVNLIDNNTIEIIGDLHKGRNVRKTGEDIKKGESLHYLKGEFITPAIIARLVSCGVYNYKVYRRPKVAIISTGSELIYPGSLIEDNKIVESNGEYITLTLQDVGVEVLYKGIIEDSFEALKSIIEGLQLYDSIITIGGISKGDYDIVRLYGKQLGIKWFFNEVFQKPGKPFSFGLIGDKPVFSFPGNPLSSAFCQFFYFLPAIKKMMGVKRPYNNKFKAYLEKDIYKKSKRNMFLNANIYMGDNGIKVIAAERENSNLISQLLFSNGYIYMSSKVMGSIGKGTLVDVYSKYINYL
- a CDS encoding fumarate hydratase, whose translation is MDLKENIVELIRRASTDLPPDVEDSLKRSYNSEKEGSPAKNVLSAILENIKIARNNSTPLCQDTGYLLFYIFAPFNNCDEKMYTNTIIQAAREATQKQYLRPNAVDPITGKNSGDNTGINAPYIHFSKWEKDYTEIRLLLKGGGSENVGSQYKLPDTAIKAGRDIKGVKKAIIDAVYKAQGQGCAPGVIGVGIGGDRFTSYGLSKEQFFRKIGQRSENAELAKVEKELYETLNTLDIGPMGLGGKTTVLDVFIGYQHRHPATYYVAVSYMCWAFRRKKLIINNNGEVNYD